The Pseudanabaena sp. PCC 6802 genomic interval AGGGTCTCGATTATTTAATTCCAGCCCTAGGTAAACTCACTCACCATCGTTTCACTTTTGCGATCGCAGGTAATGGCTCAAAAGAATATGAAGCGGAAATTGAGAATCTTCTAGTTTCTCATGGTATTCGCGATCGTACCCATCTGATGGGTTTTGTGGAAGGTGAGACTAAAAACATGTTGATGCAAGGTGCCGATCTATTTGCGCTCACATCCCATTCAGAAAACTTTGCCGTGGTAGTTCTAGAAGCTTTAGCTGCAGGTATTCCCGTGCTCGTTACCCCTGGTGTTGCCTTGGCTAAAGTTGTTCAGCAACAACAACTAGGTTACGTGCCAGAATTGGATGTAACGGCGATCGCATCAGCCCTCGATCGCTATCTTAACAATCCTCAAGCAGGGATAGATATGGGCGATCGCGCTCGACAAATTGTCTGTGAGAAATATGCATGGAAGCGGATTGCGTTGGACATGCAGCAAATTTATACAGATATCCTCCAGCAAAAGCCTATTTCTGGGGTTGACTGAAAACGCATTGCCCTACAATTTTCGAAGTAGTCATGTCGATTTCAATCGCTAAAACTTTTCTACCTAGATGTTACTTTCGGGTGTCAATATGCCAGTATCTTCCCTACAAAAAGTCATTTTTAACTATGAGTTCAAGATATTTCAAGGAAGAGCATCGTTGGTTAGACAATTCTTGAGACGGCTAGTTTACGCAAGTAAAATCTTTATAGCTAACCTTCTTAGGACATTTCTCTCCAATCTTTTCAGTCGCAGATCGGCCTCAAGACTGCACCGAATTTTATTAGAACCGCAAACTTTGCCCGATTGTAATTTTTTGATTTTAGTACATCCCGTACGAGTTCCTTCCTGCGAGCCAGAATTTTTCATGTCCGGATCTGACGAAGTGGAGTTTATGAGATATCTAACTTCCTCTAAAGATAGATGCACCTGTCCAGCGGGTATTATCTCTGCAGACAACGTTTATTTGTCATTACCTACAGGGATGCACCTGTGGAATGAAAAAATATTTGAGGATGCCCTTCTTGGCACGCACATACTGGACAATCCTAAGTACCTTTTCGATCTTGAAACTATCTCTTTTAAGAAGAAAATAAAAATTGTAGAACCATCAATTTTACTGACTTTCCCCTGGTACTATAACTTATACCATTGGCTCATCGAGATCCTGCCAAGGTTGCTTTTATACGATCTTGCGCAAGATATCCATGACTTACCAATCATAGTACCAGCTTCAGCTCCTAAATTTGTAAGAGAAAGCCTTGCTTTAACTGGATATCTCGATAAAACTCGGCTTATTGATGATGGTATTTATCAATTTGAGAAATTACACATTTTAAGTAGATTAGCTACAATTAATGATATTTCCCCTCTTGCAATTCAATGGCTTAATACACGCGCAATAACCGAAAGAGGATCTTCCCAAAGAACGCGAATTTATGTTTCGAGGTTGGATGCAAAAAATCGTTATCTCAGCAATGAGGCTGATATTCACAATTTATTATCTGACTTTGGATTTGAAACGGTTGTGATGACTCATTATAGTTTTGAAGAGCAGATACAAATCTTTCAACAAGCTGAGATAGTGATAGGTAGTCACGGTGCAGCCTTTTCCCATATAGCTTTCATGAATCCAGGCTCGATATTTGTGGAATTTTTTCAGCCTGGATACTTTATTGACTGTTACTACCGTCTCGCAAGCTTGAAACATCTAAGGTACGTTTTTTTAATCGGTAAAAAAACTGGTTTAGGATTCTCCATAGACCCAACTCAATTGAGAAGTATCCTAGAGAATGCCTTATCCTAACGACAAGTATCTCTCCCTTTTGACAACATCATTAGAAGAATTTTCAAGAAAGATCGTACTGTACTCTAGTTCTACATCACCTGTTAAATAACCCATGCAATCTCTTCCCAACTACGAATATTCCTATGCAGATAGTGCCTCTGGACATCACCATGCCTACTTGTTACCTGTTATCTTAGAGACAATCTCGCAGTACGCCCCACAGCACGCAAAACTGCGAGTGCTGGATTTAGGCTGCGGTAATGGCAGTCTCAGCCAGCAAATTGCCAAGCAGGGGCATGAAGTAATTGGAGTTGAGGATTCCAGTTCGGGAGTTTTGTTTGCCAGCCAGCATTTCCCAGAGTGCAAATTCTTACATGCCAGCGTTTACGATCTGCCTTATGCCGATTTGGAAAATACATTCGATGTAGTTCTTTCTGTCGATACGATCGAGCACCTACTTTATCCTAGGGAACTACTTCGAGCTGCGAGAAGATGCCTTAAGCCAGGGGGTAACGTCATTCTCACCACTCCCTATCACGGCTATCTAAAAAATCTGGCGATCGCCCTGCTCGGAAAAATGGATCGTCACTTCGATCCACTATGGGATGGAGGGCACGTTAAATTCTTTTCAGTCAAAACCCTTGCCCGTCTAGTCGAGCAAGAAGGATTTATTAACTGTCAATTCAAGTTTGCGGGTAGATTACCATTTTTCTGGAAAGGAATGCTCTGCTCTGCAACCCTAGCCTCAAGTTAAAGCTGATATTCTCATGAGTTTCACACCATTAAGCGAACAGCTTACATCTCTGATCCTGACTTTCAATGAAGCTCCTAATATCGATCGCACTCTCAAGCAACTCACCTGGATAAGTAGAATCGTTGTCGTTGACAGCTATAGTACAGATAAAACTTTGGATGTTTTACACTCTTATCCTCAAGTACAGGTCTACCAACGACAGTTTGATTCCTTTGCCAGTCAGTGTAATTACGGGCTAGGCAAGATTTCATCGCAATGGGTTCTGTCGCTCGATGCCGATTATGTCTTAACCGATCGGCTAATCAGCGAGATTCAGTCACTGTCAGCAGATTCTGATGTGGATGTTTACGCTGCTAGATTCAAATACTGCGTGTTTGGTCGTCCTTTACGCGGCACCCTACTTCCACCTCGGCAAGTAATCTACAAAAAGGAAAAAGCTGTTTACAAAGATGACGGGCACGCGCATCGGGTTTGGGTGGATGGGAAATCGGCAATGCTGGCTGGCTGTATATATCATGACGATCGCAAACCTCTAGGGCGTTGGCTCTGGGCGCAGGATCGCTACATGATAATCGAAGCCAAAAAATTACTAGAAACCCCTGTAAGAGACCTGAGTTTGGGCGATCGCCTCCGCAAGCACAAAATAATTGCGCCTTTTATTATTTTGTTTTATTGTCTCATCCTTAAAGGCGGCATCTTAGACGGTTGGGCGGGGTGGTATTATGCTTTCCAGCGCATGCTAGCTGAGATCGTCTTAGCGATACGACTCATAGAACGAGAAATGGACGAGCAGTAGAGTAGAAACAATCTTGAAGAGTGGAAGTCTCATGCACTTAGACCAATATAACCTTGGAGACTATAGTCCTGGAGCCTCTATCTGGAAACAGGCTATGTGGTACTTTATTGGTAGTCCGTTAGTGCAGAGCTACTGGATTCCACTTTCCATCTGTAAAGTGCTGCTACTAAGGTGCTTTGGCGCGCAGATTGGTACGCACGTGCGCATTAAGCCAGGAGTCAAAATCAAATTTCCGTGGCGTTTGACTGTAGGAGATTATGTATGGATTGGAGAGAATACCTGGATAGATAACCTGGCTCCCATTACTATAGGAAATCACGTCTGTATTTCCCAAGATGTCTATCTTTGTACGGGCAATCACGACTGGCGACATCCAGATTTCAAACTAATTACATCAAGCATTGATATTCAAGACAGTTGTTGGATTGCTGCACGGGCTGTAGTTGGCCCTGGCGTAACTGTTGGCGAAGGCGCTGTGTTGGGCTTGGGCAGTGTAGCTGGGCGCTCACTAGAACCCATGCAAATTTACTTAGGGAATCCAGCTCAATCCATTAAGCAGCGCAAGCTCTAAGAGCGCTATGGCGTAATTACGAACCCATCTGAAACGCTCTCTATACCCACTCGTAGGAAAGTCAGATCTGTGACATCGGATGGTACGGGAAGCGAGCGATCGGCTAACTTCTCTTGTCTAAGCGGTGCTAACATCGAATACAACCAGCCTGGATCGATTGTGCCTTGATTGGTATACTGTTGCCCTTTACCGCTTGTCGTAGTCCAATTTTGGAGAAATGACACTTTTCCATCGGTTGCTGAGTCAGAGAATTCCGAGGAGAAGCTATCTTGTTTGCCAAAAATTGAGTTCAGCAGTAATACATTCATGTCAGGGTTACTGCCCTTTGTCTGAATGGATGCACCATTGAAGGCAATGCCATTAATGGTAACCTGCCCCGAAAACCCATCGATCGCAATAACCGGCGTGTCACCAGCACCATGGGCAAAATACTGTTGACGCATGTTGTCGAGCGTAATGTTGCCACTGTTATTACTCGATAGCTGGAGCATGGGAGTTCTCGTTTTGCCATTTTCGTACCAGGAATCCCGCACTATGAGCCGTCCACCATCATTTACCTGAAAAGATGGCCCCACCCCTACAGAACCACTAGTGCCTCCGAAGAGATTTACCCGCGCTGTAGTTAACTGTCCTGACTTTGTCTTTGCACCTCCTATAACGCGGATCCCTTTGTCCCCACCAAATTGGTGGTTGATGGCATCAACAGTGGTGTAGTCAAGACCTTTAACGCGCAGACCTGCGCCAGTGTTAGCAAAGGCACTGGTTTGGGTTTGGTTCAAGAAAATGCGCCCGCCAGGTCGATCGACACCCTGGATCGCTATTCCTGGCACCTGCTTATTTGAGTCGCCAAATATAAAAATATCCTGGACAACGGCATGGGATGGCCCCTGTATTGACAATATTGGCCCAGTCTGCGTACCGCGCCACGACAATCTTGAGACTCCGCTAAAAGCTAGATATCCCACGTCACCAACTAACCTGAGATCGCTGCCCGCAGGAATTGAGATTGTCGAAGAGACAGCATAGTTACCTGCCCGGAGGTGTACGATTGGGCGCTGACCCGAGTAATCTCGCACTGCTCTGTCGATCGCAGCTTGTATGCTTTCTCCTGTCAGGGCATCGACCTCAATTACAGGAGCCGTTGCGCGTTCTGGCGTGGGGGGAAGCACTGGCTGGGAAGCTTGGATTGCAGATCTATCTCTAACAGAAGTGTCGAGATCGAGAAAACGATTGTATGTCGAATCGATTTTAATAGGGTGTTTAACCGAAAAGGAGTTGCCAACAGCAACGACATTGCCCGGCACAAATCCGCCGAAAGTAACCGCTGGCTTTGAATTTCCCGCACTATTTCGGATTCTATTGTCGAGCAACGTGACGGGGCCGGGTGTCTTAATCTGAATTGCCGTATCTGTAGCGTCCAGGATCGTATTGTTTTGAATTGTAGCAATCTGTCCAGATGAGGTGGGGCCACCTGTCTGATAGAAGTAGGGCGATCCGACAGAGTAGTTGTTGCGCAGACCGATATAGAAGTTATCTCGCGCCCAAATATCTCCACTGGTAGAATTTTTGAAGACTGAGTTCGAGACATGGAAAACGCCGATTTCTCCTCTAATGCCATTATTGTTGCGATCGAACAGAGAATCGCGAATCCACCAATCAACTGTATTCCAGTCATTCAACAAAATGCCAGTTGAATTCCCAACGAACTTGCTGCGGTTGATAGCAACTTCAGCAGCAGTGTCCTGATGACCGTCACTAGTTGGATATTTCCCTCCACGTACCCCAACTTGCAGATTTTTGAATACGTTGTCTGAGATATCGAATGTAGTTGGGAAATTTTTAGTTTTCCCATCCCAGCGTATCCATAACCCATTGCCAGCAGTATTGTTACCGTCGAAGGTCACGCGCTGAACCCTGGTATAGGCTGTATTTTGGAACCGCAGCATCGTTCCGCCAGGTGCCCCAGCCCAACGCAAGTTTACCAGATCCGGAGACTCGCCCACGATCGCAACATTACGAACTTTAGAAAGGTCGAGCTGATTAGTTATCTTATACGTGCCGGCGGGAAGATAGAGGACGCTAGACTTGCCCGTTTTGCCAAGGTCGTTCAATGCAGCTTGTAGTGCCTGCGTGTCATCGCTCTTGCCGTCGCCTACCGCACCGTAACGAGTCTTGAGATTAGCCCAACTCGGGAATGGCCCCATAAACTCTTCCATGAACGATCTTCCCCCAGATGTAAAATGCGAGACAGCCGAAACAGGTAGCAAGTGGACGCGATCGAATGCCACTATGCTAAAAAATACAAGTAAAAATGTAAAGATATACCTCACGCTCTTATCTTCTCGGATCGATTCCTGCTAAACGGCTATCTCTCAAATCTTTGCAAGACTATCGAGAGAATATGGTACTTGATTTTGAGTTGATTTCAAGACCAAGCGCTCGTAGATATAAAGGCAAAATCTTCTCTAGAGTAAAACGCCTTTCGCAGAAAAGTCGAGCATTCTTTCCTAAACATTCAGCTTTACGGCGATCGCGAGCCAGGCGTTCGATGTAGTCAGCTAGACCCTGAGCATCGCCGTTAGCAAAGTAGTTTCCACAATTTCCCTCATCGATTAAATCCCTGAGATAGCAACCTTCAGGGCAAATGACAGCAACTGGTCTTCCTGCCGCCAGGATTCCATAGAGTTTAGAGGGAGCTACTACTGCATCCATGCTGGGTTTGAGACTAACTAAAGATAGGTCGCCAGCCGATAACGAATAAGGTAGAATTTCTCTATCTTGATACGGTAGCTGCATGGCGTTGGGTAATAATCCCGCATGAATTGCTTCCCGCACTCTCAAGCTACCAGCCCCATTACCAATAAACAGAAACTTGATGTCAGGATTGTTTCTCAGCAAACGGGCGCACTGAATTATAGTTTCTTCATCGTGACAGCGACCGAGATTGCCAGAATACAGAACCGTGAAAAATCGATCCATCCCGTATTGCTTGACAAAAAAATTCTTCTCCTTGGCTATGGGTCTAATAAACTTAACATCTGCCCAAGAGTGAATTACGTGAATTTTGTCTTCGAGACTAGAATCTTTTTCGAGCACTAGTTGCTTCATTGCCTCGCTTAAGACGATTAAAGACTGCGAGCGCTGCCATACTATACGGTTTACAGCATCCCACATCTTTACAATCCAGCGATCTGGATTGACCACTCCTAATCTCACGGCGACATCAGGGTAGATATCGTAGATTAAACAGGTATAGGAATGCCCAAACAGCCTATTGTACAGCCAGCCTACCAAAGATAAAAAAGGAGGTGCCGAAGTAATTAATAAGTGCGAACCTCTTGCTGCTTTATTTCTCAGTCTGATGGCAGCGCGCGCGCAAAAGATAATGCC includes:
- a CDS encoding glycosyltransferase family 61 protein, whose product is MSGSDEVEFMRYLTSSKDRCTCPAGIISADNVYLSLPTGMHLWNEKIFEDALLGTHILDNPKYLFDLETISFKKKIKIVEPSILLTFPWYYNLYHWLIEILPRLLLYDLAQDIHDLPIIVPASAPKFVRESLALTGYLDKTRLIDDGIYQFEKLHILSRLATINDISPLAIQWLNTRAITERGSSQRTRIYVSRLDAKNRYLSNEADIHNLLSDFGFETVVMTHYSFEEQIQIFQQAEIVIGSHGAAFSHIAFMNPGSIFVEFFQPGYFIDCYYRLASLKHLRYVFLIGKKTGLGFSIDPTQLRSILENALS
- a CDS encoding class I SAM-dependent methyltransferase — encoded protein: MQSLPNYEYSYADSASGHHHAYLLPVILETISQYAPQHAKLRVLDLGCGNGSLSQQIAKQGHEVIGVEDSSSGVLFASQHFPECKFLHASVYDLPYADLENTFDVVLSVDTIEHLLYPRELLRAARRCLKPGGNVILTTPYHGYLKNLAIALLGKMDRHFDPLWDGGHVKFFSVKTLARLVEQEGFINCQFKFAGRLPFFWKGMLCSATLASS
- a CDS encoding glycosyltransferase family 2 protein, which codes for MSFTPLSEQLTSLILTFNEAPNIDRTLKQLTWISRIVVVDSYSTDKTLDVLHSYPQVQVYQRQFDSFASQCNYGLGKISSQWVLSLDADYVLTDRLISEIQSLSADSDVDVYAARFKYCVFGRPLRGTLLPPRQVIYKKEKAVYKDDGHAHRVWVDGKSAMLAGCIYHDDRKPLGRWLWAQDRYMIIEAKKLLETPVRDLSLGDRLRKHKIIAPFIILFYCLILKGGILDGWAGWYYAFQRMLAEIVLAIRLIEREMDEQ
- a CDS encoding putative colanic acid biosynthesis acetyltransferase, whose product is MHLDQYNLGDYSPGASIWKQAMWYFIGSPLVQSYWIPLSICKVLLLRCFGAQIGTHVRIKPGVKIKFPWRLTVGDYVWIGENTWIDNLAPITIGNHVCISQDVYLCTGNHDWRHPDFKLITSSIDIQDSCWIAARAVVGPGVTVGEGAVLGLGSVAGRSLEPMQIYLGNPAQSIKQRKL
- a CDS encoding right-handed parallel beta-helix repeat-containing protein, translating into MRYIFTFLLVFFSIVAFDRVHLLPVSAVSHFTSGGRSFMEEFMGPFPSWANLKTRYGAVGDGKSDDTQALQAALNDLGKTGKSSVLYLPAGTYKITNQLDLSKVRNVAIVGESPDLVNLRWAGAPGGTMLRFQNTAYTRVQRVTFDGNNTAGNGLWIRWDGKTKNFPTTFDISDNVFKNLQVGVRGGKYPTSDGHQDTAAEVAINRSKFVGNSTGILLNDWNTVDWWIRDSLFDRNNNGIRGEIGVFHVSNSVFKNSTSGDIWARDNFYIGLRNNYSVGSPYFYQTGGPTSSGQIATIQNNTILDATDTAIQIKTPGPVTLLDNRIRNSAGNSKPAVTFGGFVPGNVVAVGNSFSVKHPIKIDSTYNRFLDLDTSVRDRSAIQASQPVLPPTPERATAPVIEVDALTGESIQAAIDRAVRDYSGQRPIVHLRAGNYAVSSTISIPAGSDLRLVGDVGYLAFSGVSRLSWRGTQTGPILSIQGPSHAVVQDIFIFGDSNKQVPGIAIQGVDRPGGRIFLNQTQTSAFANTGAGLRVKGLDYTTVDAINHQFGGDKGIRVIGGAKTKSGQLTTARVNLFGGTSGSVGVGPSFQVNDGGRLIVRDSWYENGKTRTPMLQLSSNNSGNITLDNMRQQYFAHGAGDTPVIAIDGFSGQVTINGIAFNGASIQTKGSNPDMNVLLLNSIFGKQDSFSSEFSDSATDGKVSFLQNWTTTSGKGQQYTNQGTIDPGWLYSMLAPLRQEKLADRSLPVPSDVTDLTFLRVGIESVSDGFVITP
- a CDS encoding glycosyltransferase family 4 protein, with the protein product MSFSNRVLSPVIDVPPKQIKQKDTTKQKITILTQFYPPDYAATGQLIEELAVALVNQGQPVQVYTGKPGYAFSQIDAPKEEFVDGVQVRRTGASRILPKRIRGKLINGIIFCARAAIRLRNKAARGSHLLITSAPPFLSLVGWLYNRLFGHSYTCLIYDIYPDVAVRLGVVNPDRWIVKMWDAVNRIVWQRSQSLIVLSEAMKQLVLEKDSSLEDKIHVIHSWADVKFIRPIAKEKNFFVKQYGMDRFFTVLYSGNLGRCHDEETIIQCARLLRNNPDIKFLFIGNGAGSLRVREAIHAGLLPNAMQLPYQDREILPYSLSAGDLSLVSLKPSMDAVVAPSKLYGILAAGRPVAVICPEGCYLRDLIDEGNCGNYFANGDAQGLADYIERLARDRRKAECLGKNARLFCERRFTLEKILPLYLRALGLEINSKSSTIFSR